In one window of Meiothermus sp. DNA:
- the rsmG gene encoding 16S rRNA (guanine(527)-N(7))-methyltransferase RsmG has translation MQMTLEGRRLFLQGGQELGLDLEPYLPRFARFYELLNLVNQSTNLTAIRDEQGIVLKHFLDSLTCLSYSGFIDGLSVIDVGTGAGFPGLPLAIVRPNIHFDLLDATQKKVGFVAQVIQDLGLSNAQALWGRAETLARQNVKRETYDAALTRAVASLATVAELTLPLVRMGGFVIAQKGAGAEAEAEQAQGALRRLGGVVEHILRLTLPRTGDERALVIIQKISPSPLEYPRKPGVPAKNPLS, from the coding sequence ATGCAAATGACTCTAGAGGGTAGACGGTTGTTTTTACAGGGCGGTCAGGAACTTGGGCTGGATCTAGAGCCATACCTCCCTCGGTTTGCCCGATTCTATGAACTGCTCAACCTCGTCAACCAAAGCACCAATCTAACTGCTATACGGGATGAACAAGGCATCGTCCTAAAACATTTTTTGGATTCACTAACCTGTTTGTCCTACTCTGGTTTTATAGACGGCCTCTCGGTAATTGACGTCGGCACCGGGGCGGGTTTCCCCGGTTTGCCCCTGGCCATTGTGCGGCCCAACATCCACTTTGATCTTCTGGATGCCACCCAAAAAAAAGTGGGGTTTGTTGCCCAGGTGATTCAGGATCTGGGGCTGAGCAACGCCCAGGCGCTTTGGGGGCGCGCAGAGACACTCGCTCGGCAAAATGTAAAACGTGAAACATACGACGCGGCCTTAACCCGGGCAGTGGCTTCGCTGGCAACGGTGGCCGAGCTAACCCTCCCGTTGGTACGAATGGGTGGATTTGTGATTGCGCAAAAAGGGGCTGGGGCGGAAGCGGAAGCTGAGCAGGCCCAGGGTGCATTGCGGAGATTGGGAGGGGTGGTTGAGCACATCCTTCGGTTAACACTGCCCCGCACCGGGGATGAGCGCGCCCTGGTTATCATTCAGAAAATCTCCCCTAGCCCGCTTGAGTATCCGCGCAAACCCGGGGTTCCCGCTAAAAATCCGTTATCCTAG
- a CDS encoding ParB/RepB/Spo0J family partition protein has product MSKKPSGLGKGLEALLPKTPASLTKLPLALIKPNPGQPRRLFDPVALDELAASIKEKGLLQPLLVRPKGDMYELVAGERRFKAAQMAGLREVPVVIKDIGEREALEIALIENLQREDLNPLEEAEGYKKLVDMGMTQEEVARAVGKARVTVTNALRLLQLSPEIMQALEENKISAGHARALLMLPEARRNWGLSEVLSRQLSVRETEKLKDKPAAQGARSRGEEAYADIARNLSRRLGTKVRFTHYKRGKIEISYHSEEELSAILQALGYEA; this is encoded by the coding sequence GTGTCCAAGAAGCCTAGCGGTCTGGGCAAGGGGTTGGAGGCCTTGTTGCCCAAAACCCCGGCCTCCCTGACCAAACTGCCCCTGGCCTTGATCAAACCCAACCCTGGGCAGCCCCGCCGCCTTTTTGATCCGGTTGCGCTGGACGAACTGGCGGCTTCCATCAAGGAAAAAGGTCTGTTGCAACCCCTGTTGGTGCGCCCCAAGGGGGATATGTACGAGCTGGTCGCAGGCGAGCGACGCTTCAAAGCCGCTCAGATGGCGGGGTTGCGCGAGGTGCCGGTGGTCATCAAAGACATTGGTGAGCGCGAGGCCCTCGAGATTGCCCTGATAGAAAACCTCCAGCGTGAGGACCTCAACCCCCTGGAAGAAGCTGAAGGGTACAAAAAACTGGTGGATATGGGGATGACCCAGGAAGAGGTGGCCAGGGCGGTGGGGAAGGCCCGGGTAACCGTGACCAACGCCTTGCGCCTGCTGCAGTTGAGCCCTGAAATCATGCAAGCCCTTGAAGAGAACAAAATAAGTGCAGGACATGCCAGGGCCCTCCTGATGCTGCCCGAAGCCCGGCGCAATTGGGGGCTTTCGGAGGTGCTTTCCAGGCAACTCAGTGTGCGTGAGACCGAAAAACTCAAAGACAAACCGGCGGCACAGGGCGCACGTTCCAGAGGTGAAGAGGCCTATGCCGACATTGCCCGCAACCTTTCGCGTCGGCTTGGCACCAAGGTTCGCTTTACCCATTACAAGCGAGGTAAGATCGAAATTAGCTACCACTCCGAGGAAGAACTGAGCGCCATCTTGCAGGCTTTGGGCTACGAAGCCTGA
- a CDS encoding glycerophosphodiester phosphodiesterase, with translation MPVLLGHRGSPHGARENTLESFQLALEAGLDGLELDLHRTRDGVLAVYHDFEFEGRPINELDWPALQHLAPWMPRLEQVFELAEQFPKTWLNLELKSQPGPSDGREAALVQALLVWPERERVWISSFDPLALIRLHRLKVDVPLALLYAEPEMEELVPCLPVQGVHPHFALLNQAKVSEHKARGLFVATWTVNQAAVVRELLAWGVDGIIGDLPTELLAGRR, from the coding sequence ATGCCTGTTCTACTTGGTCACCGCGGTTCTCCCCACGGGGCCAGGGAAAACACCCTCGAGTCCTTCCAGCTGGCCCTGGAAGCGGGCCTGGATGGCCTCGAGCTTGACCTGCACCGCACCCGCGATGGGGTTCTGGCGGTTTATCACGACTTCGAGTTTGAGGGACGGCCCATCAACGAACTGGACTGGCCTGCTTTGCAACACCTGGCGCCCTGGATGCCCCGCCTCGAGCAGGTTTTTGAACTGGCCGAGCAATTTCCCAAAACCTGGCTCAACTTGGAGCTCAAAAGCCAGCCGGGCCCCTCAGACGGCCGCGAAGCCGCGCTGGTCCAAGCCCTCCTGGTCTGGCCAGAGCGAGAACGGGTCTGGATCAGCAGCTTCGATCCCCTGGCCCTGATTCGCTTGCACCGGCTAAAGGTAGATGTTCCGCTGGCCTTGCTGTATGCCGAGCCCGAGATGGAAGAACTGGTGCCCTGCTTGCCGGTGCAGGGGGTACATCCTCATTTTGCCCTGCTGAACCAGGCCAAGGTGAGCGAACATAAGGCCAGGGGCCTTTTTGTAGCCACCTGGACGGTCAACCAGGCCGCCGTTGTGCGCGAACTCCTGGCGTGGGGTGTGGACGGTATCATTGGCGACCTGCCCACAGAGCTTCTGGCAGGCAGACGCTAA
- a CDS encoding DNA internalization-related competence protein ComEC/Rec2 — protein sequence MIPYALGLGALLGALTQLTPWAFLGLLAGLWLPQTARWLGLLAYTLVVLHLGLSKDPWASQIGQWVRLQGTLQEGFLHTPQGRVYVRYFPRLQDGNYILEGHLLRPQSRRNPGGFDQAIWLRGLGVQAVLQARQVVRFEPPAPDTRQRLRQQLVAGLSPSAAALAEALTLGERRELGETYGEFQRAGLAHALALSGLHVAILAGFLVLLLYRLGHWRYLVTLGLLLMYLLLVGPQPSLVRAVIMGGLVLLGLFLGKGKVAVLPALSLALFIHLLIWPHAIFSLSAQLSYLAVLGMALLLPRLPKLQGWQNWLWASVSVTFAAQLFILPLLLHHFHQLPLVSPIANLLVLPILNLLVPLGFVKLLLGGVLAWPVEWLSQLTLGLVGWLSSGPQLRWGEIGPTGFALYFLGILPLLAALYGRIRWSRAGVLAATTILVSLLPQTLQRAEIWQLDVGQGDATLVRLPGRVEILVDGGRDWAYPRLESALRALGVDDLDLVIATHPDGDHIQALPLVMQNFPLGTLVTGPRVRGDELDDALHQAAHRQRVQIVSARAGTQLKIAGASLRFLGPQGREALDNDRSLVFVLEYKGRKALFTGDAPVSAEALWEAEKVDFLKVGHHGSDTSTGGRLLQSFQPRVALIGVGSNPYGHPTRSVLERLSLHGVEIRRTDLEGAIRIPLP from the coding sequence ATGATTCCTTATGCCTTGGGCCTGGGGGCACTGCTCGGTGCTCTAACCCAGCTTACCCCCTGGGCGTTCTTGGGCTTGCTGGCTGGGCTTTGGTTGCCGCAGACGGCGCGGTGGTTGGGCTTACTGGCGTACACCCTGGTGGTTCTTCATCTGGGTCTGTCCAAAGACCCCTGGGCTTCGCAGATAGGACAGTGGGTGCGGCTTCAGGGCACCCTCCAAGAAGGGTTCCTGCACACCCCCCAGGGGCGGGTTTACGTGCGGTATTTTCCCCGCTTGCAGGATGGTAACTACATCCTGGAGGGCCATCTGCTCCGCCCACAAAGCCGGCGCAATCCCGGCGGATTTGATCAAGCAATCTGGCTACGCGGTCTGGGCGTCCAGGCGGTCTTGCAGGCCCGGCAGGTGGTGCGGTTTGAACCCCCGGCCCCGGACACCCGGCAGCGGCTCCGACAGCAATTGGTGGCCGGGCTCTCCCCCTCGGCAGCAGCGCTGGCAGAAGCCTTAACCCTCGGTGAGCGGCGGGAGCTGGGGGAGACCTATGGCGAGTTCCAGCGGGCCGGACTGGCCCACGCGTTGGCTCTTTCCGGGCTCCACGTGGCCATTCTGGCTGGATTTCTGGTACTGCTTTTGTACCGGCTAGGACACTGGCGTTATCTGGTGACCCTGGGCCTCCTGCTGATGTATTTGCTGTTGGTCGGGCCGCAACCCTCGCTGGTACGGGCGGTGATCATGGGGGGTCTGGTGTTGCTGGGCTTGTTTTTGGGCAAGGGCAAGGTGGCGGTGTTGCCCGCCCTCTCGCTCGCGCTTTTTATTCACCTGTTGATCTGGCCTCATGCCATCTTCAGCCTCTCGGCCCAGCTTTCCTACCTGGCCGTGCTGGGAATGGCCCTGCTGCTTCCCCGCTTGCCAAAGCTTCAGGGCTGGCAAAACTGGCTCTGGGCCTCGGTCAGTGTGACTTTTGCAGCCCAGCTCTTTATCCTTCCACTACTGCTCCACCACTTTCACCAACTGCCACTGGTCTCCCCCATCGCCAATTTGCTGGTGCTTCCGATTTTGAACCTGTTGGTTCCGCTGGGCTTTGTCAAGCTGCTGCTGGGCGGGGTTCTGGCCTGGCCAGTGGAGTGGCTCAGCCAACTTACGCTGGGACTGGTGGGGTGGCTATCCAGCGGGCCGCAACTGCGCTGGGGCGAGATTGGCCCCACAGGTTTTGCGCTGTATTTTCTGGGGATTTTGCCCTTGCTGGCTGCACTTTATGGTCGCATTCGTTGGTCGCGGGCCGGCGTACTGGCCGCGACCACGATCCTGGTTTCGCTGTTGCCGCAAACACTCCAACGGGCCGAAATCTGGCAGCTCGACGTGGGGCAGGGCGATGCCACGCTGGTACGCCTGCCGGGCAGGGTGGAGATTCTGGTGGACGGGGGCCGGGACTGGGCCTATCCCCGACTGGAAAGTGCGCTGCGGGCCCTGGGGGTAGATGATCTGGATCTGGTAATCGCTACCCACCCCGACGGGGACCATATACAGGCCCTGCCGCTGGTGATGCAAAACTTTCCGTTAGGCACACTGGTCACTGGACCGCGGGTGCGGGGGGATGAATTAGACGATGCCTTGCACCAAGCCGCCCACCGTCAGCGGGTGCAGATAGTATCGGCTCGAGCCGGCACACAGCTCAAAATTGCTGGGGCCAGCCTGCGCTTTCTGGGGCCGCAGGGCCGCGAAGCGCTGGACAACGACCGTAGCCTGGTGTTTGTGCTGGAGTACAAAGGGCGTAAAGCCCTGTTCACTGGAGACGCTCCGGTTTCGGCCGAGGCCCTTTGGGAGGCCGAAAAAGTGGACTTTCTCAAAGTAGGACACCACGGCTCCGATACCAGCACTGGCGGACGATTGCTACAAAGTTTTCAGCCCAGGGTAGCCCTGATCGGGGTGGGCAGCAACCCCTACGGGCACCCCACCCGATCCGTGCTGGAGCGATTGAGCTTACACGGTGTGGAGATCCGCCGCACCGATCTCGAGGGCGCAATCCGGATACCATTACCCTGA
- a CDS encoding ComEA family DNA-binding protein, with amino-acid sequence MERWLSVAYIAVVLALGFASIWPQLTVRFAQAEVKTPATQGLLARPEVTSSALQPGPVAPEVAKVNLNSASQAEIESLPGVGPALAQRIIEGRPYRSLEDLDRVKGIGPKLLERLRPLVAL; translated from the coding sequence GTGGAACGTTGGCTGAGCGTAGCCTATATTGCTGTTGTCCTTGCGCTTGGATTCGCAAGTATTTGGCCCCAACTAACCGTTCGGTTCGCCCAGGCTGAGGTCAAAACCCCGGCTACACAGGGCTTGCTGGCCCGGCCAGAGGTGACCTCGTCTGCCCTACAACCCGGCCCTGTTGCCCCGGAGGTTGCCAAGGTCAACCTCAACAGCGCTAGCCAGGCCGAGATTGAAAGCCTGCCCGGTGTTGGCCCCGCGCTCGCCCAGCGCATTATTGAAGGCCGCCCCTACCGTTCGCTCGAGGATCTGGATCGGGTCAAGGGAATTGGCCCCAAGCTATTGGAGCGCTTGCGGCCGCTGGTCGCCCTATGA
- a CDS encoding ParA family protein has protein sequence MKRIGIVNQKGGVGKTTTAVNLSAYLAKAGQKVLLVDLDPQVNATSGVGQAVQEENIYTVLVGSGEAQRAVVNITKGLDLLPSSPNLVGASAELIENPTRLAEVLRPLEPAYDLILLDAPPSLGPITLNVLAASEGLIVPVQAEYYALEGIAGLMETIDQVRASLNPALRLLGVLITMYDPRTLLSQQVESNIRVNLGEKVFWTVIPRNVRLAEAPSHGQDIGQYAPTSSGAHAYRRLAEEVMRRVQEA, from the coding sequence GTGAAGCGCATCGGGATCGTAAATCAAAAAGGTGGGGTCGGGAAGACCACCACAGCGGTCAATCTTTCGGCCTACCTGGCTAAAGCGGGTCAGAAAGTTTTGCTGGTGGATCTCGACCCACAAGTCAACGCGACCTCCGGTGTAGGGCAGGCTGTGCAGGAAGAGAATATCTATACCGTGCTGGTCGGCTCTGGTGAAGCCCAGAGGGCTGTGGTCAACATTACCAAAGGCCTGGATTTATTGCCCTCGAGCCCCAATCTGGTGGGGGCTTCCGCCGAACTCATTGAAAACCCTACCCGGCTTGCCGAAGTACTGCGCCCGCTCGAGCCTGCCTACGACCTGATCCTGCTGGATGCGCCCCCCAGCCTGGGGCCCATCACCCTCAATGTGCTTGCGGCTTCGGAGGGGCTAATTGTGCCGGTGCAGGCCGAATACTACGCGTTAGAGGGTATCGCGGGTTTGATGGAGACCATTGATCAGGTACGTGCCAGTCTCAACCCGGCCCTGCGGCTTCTGGGTGTGCTGATTACCATGTATGACCCCCGCACCTTGCTATCGCAGCAAGTCGAAAGCAACATCCGTGTGAATTTGGGCGAGAAGGTCTTCTGGACAGTGATTCCACGCAACGTCCGGCTGGCCGAAGCCCCCAGCCACGGTCAGGACATAGGCCAGTATGCCCCTACCAGCAGTGGAGCCCATGCCTACCGACGGCTGGCCGAGGAGGTGATGCGCCGTGTCCAAGAAGCCTAG
- the mnmG gene encoding tRNA uridine-5-carboxymethylaminomethyl(34) synthesis enzyme MnmG produces MKVYDVIVVGGGHAGIEAAWAAARLGAKVGLVTSNPERIGLMPCNPAVGGPGKSQLVAEIEALGGLMGKLADATAIHTRVLNRSKGPAVQSLRVQVDRDAYALEAQRVLLAHPHIESVRAEVAALWLERDSLRGVQTVDGRKIAAQAVVVASGTFLQGVVWYGRQSRAAGRQGEPPARFLSESLKAVGHRLLRFKTGTPPRIQADSVDYQKLEVVPADDPPETFSGTVGMHATARPTWQTRTTEATHLLIRENLHLSPLYGGDIEGVGPRYCPSIEDKVVRFADKDTHLLFVEPDGLHTTELYLQGFSSSLPPELQVRMVQTLPGFEKAVIQRYAYAVEYDAVDPLELTPGLQSRKQPGLFTAGQLNGTSGYEEAAAQGLLAGLNAARYAMGLAEVCLPRESGYIGVMVDDLVHRGVDEPYRMMTSRVELRLLCRSDNADERLLPLAAAWGLRSPKDLQTVQAKYARVQGELLRLQKSRVDGVSALQYLRRPEVSYEQVLQIIGQPEEPLNKAEAYQVEVRAKYAGYMERQAKLREKLKELEVYLLPATLDYGKVPSLSKEAVEKLSRVRPRSVAEASRVPGIRDSDITALLVYLSKVPASV; encoded by the coding sequence ATGAAGGTCTATGACGTAATTGTGGTAGGGGGTGGACACGCCGGCATCGAAGCCGCCTGGGCCGCAGCTAGGCTTGGGGCCAAGGTGGGGCTGGTTACGTCCAACCCCGAGCGCATCGGCTTGATGCCCTGTAACCCGGCGGTGGGCGGGCCCGGCAAGAGCCAACTGGTGGCGGAAATAGAGGCTCTTGGCGGCCTGATGGGTAAACTGGCCGACGCCACCGCCATTCATACCCGTGTACTTAACCGTTCCAAGGGCCCTGCTGTGCAGAGCCTACGGGTGCAGGTAGACCGTGATGCGTATGCCCTTGAAGCCCAGCGTGTATTGCTGGCCCATCCCCACATCGAGAGCGTGCGGGCCGAGGTGGCAGCGTTGTGGTTGGAGCGGGATAGCCTGCGCGGAGTTCAGACCGTGGATGGTCGAAAAATAGCTGCCCAAGCCGTGGTTGTAGCCAGCGGCACCTTCTTGCAGGGAGTGGTTTGGTACGGGCGGCAGTCCAGGGCCGCGGGACGTCAAGGCGAGCCCCCGGCCCGCTTTCTCTCCGAAAGCCTGAAGGCCGTAGGGCACCGCTTGCTTCGCTTTAAAACCGGTACGCCGCCCCGCATCCAGGCCGACTCTGTGGATTACCAAAAGCTGGAGGTGGTGCCTGCCGACGACCCCCCCGAGACCTTTTCGGGTACGGTGGGTATGCATGCCACAGCCCGCCCTACCTGGCAGACCCGCACCACCGAGGCCACTCACCTGCTCATCCGGGAAAACCTGCATCTGTCCCCTCTGTATGGTGGGGACATTGAAGGGGTGGGGCCGCGATACTGCCCCTCCATAGAGGACAAAGTGGTGCGTTTTGCCGATAAGGACACCCATTTGCTCTTTGTTGAGCCTGATGGCCTTCACACCACGGAGTTGTACTTACAGGGTTTCAGCTCTTCCCTACCCCCGGAATTGCAGGTGCGCATGGTGCAAACTCTGCCGGGGTTTGAAAAGGCCGTCATCCAGCGCTATGCCTATGCGGTGGAATACGATGCGGTAGACCCCCTGGAACTGACTCCAGGACTCCAATCCCGTAAGCAGCCAGGGTTGTTTACGGCGGGCCAACTCAACGGCACTTCGGGTTACGAAGAAGCTGCAGCCCAGGGGTTACTGGCCGGGTTGAATGCAGCCCGCTATGCAATGGGCCTGGCGGAAGTCTGCTTGCCCCGTGAATCTGGCTATATCGGGGTCATGGTGGACGATCTGGTGCATCGGGGTGTGGACGAACCCTACCGAATGATGACCTCGAGGGTGGAGTTGCGCCTGCTGTGCCGCTCCGACAATGCCGATGAGCGTTTGCTGCCTCTGGCGGCAGCCTGGGGTTTGCGCTCGCCGAAGGATTTGCAGACGGTGCAAGCCAAGTACGCTCGAGTCCAGGGCGAACTGCTTCGCCTACAAAAAAGCCGGGTGGACGGCGTCTCGGCGTTGCAGTACCTGCGCCGTCCCGAGGTCAGCTATGAACAGGTGCTGCAGATAATTGGCCAGCCCGAGGAGCCTTTGAATAAAGCCGAAGCTTACCAGGTAGAGGTGCGGGCCAAGTACGCGGGCTACATGGAGCGGCAGGCCAAGCTGCGGGAAAAGCTGAAGGAGCTCGAGGTCTACCTCCTCCCCGCGACCCTGGACTATGGCAAAGTCCCCAGCCTTTCCAAAGAGGCGGTGGAAAAACTAAGCCGGGTTCGACCCCGTTCGGTGGCGGAAGCCTCGAGGGTTCCGGGCATTCGCGACTCGGATATTACCGCGCTTTTGGTCTATCTGAGCAAGGTTCCAGCCTCTGTCTAG
- a CDS encoding low specificity L-threonine aldolase, with the protein MQVIDLRSDTVTRPTPAMRKAMAEAEVGDDVYGEDPTVNRLEALAAEMLGLEAALFMPSGTMTNQVALMLHLKRGQEVIAPKGAHIYEYEPGSLAVLSGGTIRIVEAPYGVPDPEAVRAAIHTSVHQAPTGLIALENTHNTAGGTVVPLAVQRAIQQVAHQAGLPTHLDGARFFNAVVALQTTPTELARGFRTVSICLSKGLGAPVGSLLLMPRDYRAEAWRYRKLLGGGMRQAGVLAAAGIVALTEGPQHLAKDHQMARALAEGMLRLHLEVDMQAVQTNMVYAQVPQAPAFAERLRELGVLINPMAANRVRFVTHRDLRDEDIPLALERIEQALQIA; encoded by the coding sequence ATGCAGGTTATTGACCTCCGCTCCGACACCGTAACCCGGCCCACCCCTGCTATGCGCAAGGCCATGGCCGAGGCCGAGGTAGGAGACGATGTGTACGGCGAAGACCCCACCGTAAACCGCCTGGAGGCCCTGGCCGCCGAGATGCTGGGCCTCGAGGCCGCCCTCTTCATGCCCAGCGGCACCATGACCAACCAGGTCGCCCTGATGCTGCACCTGAAACGCGGCCAGGAGGTGATTGCTCCCAAAGGGGCGCACATTTATGAATACGAGCCAGGCTCGCTGGCGGTGCTCTCGGGCGGAACCATCCGGATTGTGGAAGCCCCTTACGGCGTACCCGACCCCGAGGCCGTGCGGGCCGCAATCCACACCTCGGTACACCAGGCCCCCACCGGCCTGATCGCACTGGAAAACACCCACAACACCGCCGGCGGTACGGTCGTGCCCCTGGCGGTTCAGCGTGCCATTCAGCAAGTCGCCCACCAGGCTGGTCTCCCCACCCACCTGGACGGGGCGCGCTTCTTCAATGCGGTAGTGGCCCTGCAAACCACCCCTACCGAGCTGGCCCGGGGTTTCCGCACGGTCTCGATCTGTTTGTCCAAAGGGCTGGGGGCGCCGGTCGGCTCCCTTTTGCTGATGCCCCGCGACTACAGGGCCGAGGCCTGGCGCTACCGCAAGCTGCTGGGGGGTGGAATGCGGCAGGCCGGGGTGCTGGCGGCGGCCGGCATCGTGGCCCTGACCGAAGGCCCCCAGCACCTGGCCAAAGACCACCAGATGGCCCGGGCCCTGGCGGAAGGGATGCTGCGCCTGCACCTCGAGGTAGACATGCAAGCGGTGCAGACCAATATGGTGTATGCCCAGGTTCCCCAGGCCCCCGCTTTTGCCGAGCGGCTGCGTGAGCTGGGGGTACTGATTAATCCGATGGCTGCCAACCGGGTGCGCTTTGTCACCCACCGCGACCTGCGCGACGAAGATATACCGCTGGCGCTGGAACGTATTGAACAAGCCTTACAAATCGCCTGA
- a CDS encoding molybdopterin-dependent oxidoreductase, whose translation MNVRQARVTCPLDCPDACSLIATIDDTRYTLLKIEGDPRHPMTQGFACVKTYRYPERQHHPLRPLYPLKRVGQKGEGRFERVSWEAALDDIAARLKDTLKQYGAEAILPYYYAGTMGLMQYEHPLTFFRAIGASELETTICATAGRAAWVATYGDRLGTDPEDVPQARFILLWGINSLHTHTHLTPFLKKARQNGARIVHIDPYENLTSRFADEHVKIRPGTDAALAYGMARAIVKAGLHDTAYIARMTTGFEAFMQAAEAWTPERVEAVTGVPAATVERLGLEFAQARASFIRTSYGLTRHPGGASALRAVVLLPALTGAWQHRGGGALLSTGGAFALDRRYLGGQHLLAQRTPSPRRVNMTQIGTALTALEPPIRILFVFNSNPAVVAPRSDLVQKGLLREDLFTVVLEQALTETTRYADYVLPATTFLEHPDLYTAYGHYYLSWNEALMPPQGEARPNTWVFAELGKRLGLEEPTLYWDAETLARSLLDTDHPWLGGITLERLKAEGFVRLNLPPDFRPFTEQAATPSGKVQFDPPPQVILTEPTRDFPLILMTPPAKHFLNTTYGHIGRLVQGEGGEPILLVHPEDARAYAAADGALVRIRSQHGAVVRRVRVSEAPVRGTVVLEGTWWEQSAPDGKGINWLTGEHLTDMGEGSTFHSNPVRLEALD comes from the coding sequence ATGAATGTTCGCCAGGCCCGCGTCACCTGCCCCCTGGACTGTCCCGATGCCTGTTCGTTAATTGCTACCATCGACGATACCCGCTATACGCTGCTCAAAATCGAGGGCGACCCCCGCCACCCCATGACCCAGGGCTTTGCCTGTGTCAAGACCTACCGCTACCCCGAGCGCCAGCACCACCCTTTGCGGCCTCTGTACCCTTTGAAGCGGGTGGGCCAGAAGGGCGAAGGCCGGTTCGAGCGGGTGAGCTGGGAGGCAGCCTTAGACGATATTGCCGCTCGGCTGAAAGACACCTTAAAGCAGTATGGGGCAGAGGCCATACTGCCCTATTACTATGCGGGCACCATGGGCCTGATGCAGTACGAGCACCCCCTCACCTTTTTCCGGGCGATTGGTGCGAGCGAACTCGAGACCACCATCTGCGCCACCGCGGGCCGGGCGGCCTGGGTAGCCACCTACGGCGACCGTCTAGGCACCGACCCCGAGGACGTCCCCCAGGCCCGTTTCATCCTGCTGTGGGGCATCAACAGCCTGCACACCCACACCCACCTGACTCCTTTCCTAAAGAAAGCCCGCCAGAACGGGGCCCGCATTGTGCACATCGACCCCTACGAAAACCTCACCAGCCGCTTTGCCGACGAGCACGTCAAAATTCGGCCCGGTACCGACGCGGCGCTGGCCTACGGGATGGCGCGGGCCATTGTAAAAGCTGGCCTTCACGACACGGCCTACATAGCCCGCATGACCACCGGCTTCGAGGCTTTCATGCAAGCTGCCGAAGCCTGGACACCGGAGCGGGTAGAGGCGGTCACCGGCGTACCGGCGGCCACGGTCGAGCGGCTGGGGCTCGAGTTCGCCCAGGCCAGGGCCAGTTTCATTCGTACCAGCTACGGCCTGACCCGCCACCCCGGCGGGGCCTCGGCCCTGCGAGCGGTCGTTCTGTTGCCGGCCCTCACTGGGGCCTGGCAGCACCGGGGGGGCGGGGCCCTCCTGAGCACTGGGGGGGCCTTTGCCCTTGACCGCCGCTACCTGGGGGGGCAGCACCTGCTGGCCCAGCGCACCCCCTCGCCCCGACGGGTCAACATGACCCAGATCGGCACAGCCCTCACGGCCCTGGAGCCCCCCATCCGGATCCTGTTTGTCTTCAACTCCAACCCCGCGGTAGTGGCCCCCCGCTCCGACCTGGTGCAAAAAGGCCTGCTGCGCGAAGACCTTTTTACGGTGGTGCTCGAGCAGGCCCTCACCGAGACCACCCGCTACGCCGACTACGTGCTGCCCGCCACCACTTTCCTGGAGCACCCCGATCTTTACACTGCCTATGGCCACTACTACCTCTCCTGGAACGAGGCGCTGATGCCCCCCCAGGGCGAGGCCCGGCCCAACACCTGGGTCTTCGCCGAGCTGGGCAAAAGGCTGGGCCTGGAGGAACCCACCCTCTACTGGGACGCCGAGACCCTGGCCCGCTCGCTGCTGGACACCGACCACCCCTGGTTGGGGGGTATCACCCTCGAGCGGCTCAAGGCCGAAGGCTTCGTGCGGCTCAACCTTCCCCCGGACTTCCGCCCCTTCACCGAGCAGGCAGCCACCCCTTCGGGCAAAGTACAGTTCGACCCCCCACCCCAGGTGATCCTGACCGAGCCCACAAGGGACTTCCCCCTGATCCTGATGACCCCCCCAGCCAAGCACTTCCTGAATACCACCTACGGACACATCGGGCGCCTGGTGCAAGGCGAAGGTGGCGAGCCAATATTGTTGGTGCACCCCGAGGATGCGCGGGCCTACGCAGCAGCCGATGGGGCGCTGGTGCGGATACGCTCCCAGCACGGCGCCGTGGTGCGTCGGGTACGGGTGAGCGAGGCCCCCGTCCGGGGTACGGTGGTGCTGGAAGGCACCTGGTGGGAACAGTCGGCCCCCGATGGCAAGGGCATCAACTGGCTCACCGGTGAACACCTTACCGACATGGGCGAGGGTTCAACCTTTCACAGCAACCCGGTGCGCCTGGAAGCACTGGACTAA